The DNA region ATGCGGATCCCCGGGCCGATTTCATCGGACCGGCGGCGAATCCCGGCCGCCAGGTGACGGGAAACGCCCATCCGGTCGGCCGGCCACGAGCGACACCTGCCGGATGGTCGGCGCGCCTCGGCATTGGGACGTTTTGACTATGTCGCAGACAAAGTCCTCCCCAGGATCGCCACCGCCCGAACTCGCCGAACCCGCCGTGCCCGTGGAAACCGGACCGTCGACGGCGCGGCTGATCGGGGTGGACCTGGCCCGCGCGCTCGCCGTGTTCGGCATGTACGCCGTGCACCTCGGACCGGCACCGACCGCGGTGAGCGGCTTCGGCGGCTGGCTGCTCGGCTTGGCGGAAGGCCGGGCGTCGGCGCTTTTCGCCACTCTCGCGGGGTTCTCGCTGATGCTGATCGCCGGCCGGCTGGAGCCGAAGACCGGTTTGGCGGCACGGCAGGCCCGGGCCCGGATCGTGATCCGCGCCGTGATCCTGTTCGCGATGGGAACCCTGTTGGCGATGACCGACGCCGGAACCGTCGTCATCCTCGCCTACTACGGGGTGTACTTCCTGCTGGCGCTGCCTCTGCTGCGGCTGCGGGCGAAGACCCTCGCGATCATCGCGGCCGTGCTCGCGGTCTTCACTCCGCTGGCGAAGTTCGGCCTGACGGCTCTGGTGAGCGGGCCGGTCATGGAGACCGTCAACGCCTATGACCCGCTCAAGCGGCTCAGTGAGGTCGGCGTGCTGGACCTTCTCCTCAGCGGGCTCTACCCGACCATCACCTGGATGACGTTCGTGGTCGCCGG from Amycolatopsis sp. EV170708-02-1 includes:
- a CDS encoding DUF418 domain-containing protein produces the protein MSQTKSSPGSPPPELAEPAVPVETGPSTARLIGVDLARALAVFGMYAVHLGPAPTAVSGFGGWLLGLAEGRASALFATLAGFSLMLIAGRLEPKTGLAARQARARIVIRAVILFAMGTLLAMTDAGTVVILAYYGVYFLLALPLLRLRAKTLAIIAAVLAVFTPLAKFGLTALVSGPVMETVNAYDPLKRLSEVGVLDLLLSGLYPTITWMTFVVAGMALGRVDIDSGEVRRRLAAIGAALVAFGYGVPWLLTRFIDGLREAAEQPWGRGAEKAGSAAVESLGEGAKVMAEGGPKGMDGSGWGLLLARPHSSSTFDLVGSVGIAIIVLVGATVLVTRLSWLRRLLTPVIAVGTMSLTLYVGHFLVGGQIGALGKGQGAGNDSAMVLFWFIVGATVFAWLWSRFFRRGPLEYLLHLATKAAKFVR